AATTTCTTCACATTTGGGTACTTGCAGATGTTTCAATTTTAATCTTGACAACTTCTACTTCTAGGGAATCGTGTTGTCATTAAATGGTATGGTATGTCTATTGGAAATTTTTCATTACGTGTTAATTGTTAACTGTTATTGTAATTGTCATAATTGTGGCAGTTATGgattatttgtttgatttgtgAAAGCATATTAATTTAATAGTTAATTAGTccttaaaattgaataatttagttttggatgtaacacgtcttctgattggctgacgtcgttttctTTATCATATCAtggacacaattttgtcatgtgaccatgacgtcatccaatgtttttcttgatttacgccagtttaaaatggaatttagaattaaattataagaaataattaatattttgtcaatctattcgaaataacataaaaaatgtggtgcacactgaataacgtgcgTAGCGTGTTATTTAACAGTACGtaccacatttttaatgttatttcttcatagacagaaaaaatatttgtcatgccttaaataaaaaaatagttgactttttttttcagttctttCAGTTTGTTTCAAACTTCTAAGCATCAAAATCATACTGGTAAATTTAATAGGGTTTATTTTACTAAAATGTTTTCACATAATGGATTATGCACTCATTCAAcggttttctttttttcttttgtagagACCAAGTCTGTTATTCACACCACCTAGAGAGGCAGATGCATCATTATCTGTTACAGCAGATGTTCCTATTGGACAGTTAATATCCTTCACCCCATGAAGGACAGTGAATACAGTGAACTAAATAAAAACAGTGCTGAAATATTGCTCGACGTATTTATTCAACATTCAATGATTGAATAGCCATTTGCTTGTATTAAATGGAATCATCATTCATCAATAATGAGTTGGTGTCAATATACATTCACAGATTCCACCACTAAAAGTATCAGTGGGTGTTCCTGTATACATGTGTGTAAATCTGAAGGTGCTGGAGAATGGCATATTTTATTGATACACTGCATCTGTAATATATCTGTttcaaatacatattatatactTTATACTATAGTCTGAGgagaaaagagaaaatattttttttgtattgattttgaCCACAATGTTAATATGTTGATTGTCATTCATGAAGTGAAGAGGCCAGGAAACATCCTCAGAACTCAAGCAAACTTCTATACATCAAAAAGTTTATGAAAATATCTTgtatttagaaattttaatttcGTAATCTTCAAAAACTGACTTTATTGGCTATAGTCTGAAGATTTTAGAAATACTCAGGGAGGGAGGGGAATACTGCTTTACCTCTGTTTTAGTGTCCCATGAAACTCATTGCATTTTTCTCAGGAGTTATTTTTATTCATGGCAGATTAAATAAATTTGGAAATAAATATTATACCTCTCTCTCAAGGATGATATTCTGGTTTTTGTATGTCCATCCATcccatttttctcaggaactacgaATCAGTTTGATGCCTATTCTCCTCCATCACTTATCAACTTTATGATTTTAGGGTAGTTTTATATTCTTACTTATAATTGcaatgtttgatatttttgttgtatacatgaatatataatctgatttcaaataaaattattaacagTATATCATACAATGACATTGATGCcaaatttaaatatgatataacaaTCATAAGAAATAAGCACTATTTGAATGACATGCAATATTATGTTCTGTTCAAGGTATTTAGCTTTGATAGATATAAACATGTATGATGGACGTAAATGAGTAAGAATATTTGTGAATGAGTTggatattgtttattttaattagatGATGAATAATGTAGGTTTTGAATGAACTGAGAGGAGAAATGAAAGAAATGGACTTTGGCTGTAAAATGTATGAAATGCAGTAACAAAGTAATAGTGAAAGAATTAgtgttgtatattttgttttaaccaaCTGTACATAGTTCATTTATAAGACATTTTATTCTGTTATACATTAATTTTTACTTCCAAACAAATGTACAAGGAGAAGTGATATGCAAGGAAGCAGATAATTATTGTTTTCCTCAGCTATACAGGCAGCTGCTAATTTTCTTACTTTTTCTATTctccctttttatgttttttcttttttataatgaaataagaTAATTTCATTCAAATTAATTATAACATCAGTGTATAATTTTCAAAAGAATAATTGTGAATACTATTTTTATAGATAAATGAGAAAGAATATTCTAAAGTTTAGGAAAGAGATTTGAGAAAGATTTATAAGATTCTATGTGAAAATGTTAATCATCTAGTATGTGTATTACAATGTAccattaaacaatatataagatcTTATTCTTGTGTTTTTTGACAATCATCATAAAAAGGAAGATATGAGAGCCTTTTCACTTCTTTTCGAATAGTCAGCTTGAACTAGAATACAGAAAGCATGAGGGTGTGTGAGTCTCTAGTTGATTATGCCCCCTTTTGAACAGATTTcagttgattttaaaaaaaacattgaaagaaAATCAATTCTGAAACACATTTATACTACAAAGATTAtagatattatatttttcagtctgTGTCCTTTCGTTCCTTTGACCATTATTCCGTCCGTAAGAGAGTGGTCAACCAAATTTGTGCAATTAATCAGACTAAAAAATGCTTGTCATTTTTTTGAGGAAGTGTCGAAAAGTACATAAATTCAGCTGATTAGTTAACAGTACACAAGGACATAATGCTATTTAAGATGACAAAAGCTTGAAATTTAACTACCATATAgtgtatagcgggttattttcgcggatagaacaaatcGCCAAATTAAATTCCGCCAATAGAGAAGTGCACATGCAAagatattgataaaagttttgaatctgcCAAAATAATTACCGCCAAAATAATTaccgccaaaatatttcatataccttattcaatgaaaatcgtgaaattttaCACCCAAGAAAATAACCTGCTATGTCTGTTGtgcttggcctcattttcatggactGGACTctgacaactatatttggtatactagtatataaaaatttgaatacaTGTGTATCTGTTaactgaccttgacatcatttcaAAGATCAGCGAAGAAAACATTTTTGtggttagatttttttttttcagatgtgaCTTTGACCTAATTTACTTGGTTTATTTGTCATGGTAAAATGTTTGGTTATGTTTTTGTCTCCAATATTCAAGGCAATAGATCACCTATATTTAGACTTGGTGGATGATTGTAAGTTGAACATGTTTATCTGGCAAggatcatctgaccttgatctcattttcatcgTGTATTGCAGGTCTGTGTTCAGTTCTTGTCTACGTCAAATTCTCAAAAACATGTACTTTACGCAATAAGTCAATTACATTTGGTGATTGGAGTATAAATTGCAAGGTCTTCAGGcacggatccagccattttcaaaagggggggttccaactatatgctcccattcaaatgcattaattggccaaaaaaaagggggggttccaacccctggatccgccactggtcttCATTCCTGTCTGCtttatctgaccttggcctcactTTCATGGTTCGTTGGTTAACATTTAGTTTCAGTTATTACCTCTTCTCAGATACTCAtaacaactatatttggtgaatacAATGATCATGTACTATGATGTAGTGTACATGTCAAGCAGGAATGTGGTATAGTTCTTCAGTTTCTGAAAACCATCAACATACTGTTGTTTAATTTCTGGCACATgagtggtaaagggttattttcgtgcaacgtgttatgccatttttatttcacgtgcagcccTGAAAAAGGTTTGTTATTCACCTTGTTTAGTGAAATCAGTAAAAAGATATATACGTTCCAGAAATTTGTAATTGTTctttcatcgtgaaatggcaattttattttgcATTCCTTTGTGCAGATACCCTCCCTTTAAGCCCATTATCAAACATTAATTGACAAATTTTTGTTATGCTAAAAATTTGTTACAGTGTTCTTTTTCACAGACACAAATTCACTTTATAtagtcatgtgaccttgacctcattttcatggtatcTTGACACTGAAGATATTGTAAATCTTTGGCTAGGcagcagaaatatttttttttaaccaaaagaTTTTAATGTATAGATTTAAATTGTTCTATATTTATTTTCCCATTACTCTCCTATAATTTTTTTCTCCATATTTTAGCATCAAATTATTCAATAGTTTGTCTCCCCTTCTTGATCCTCATTTTTGTAAACACTCTTCAAAAAGGAGGTAATTATGGTATACCGGTTTTTACACAAGTTCTTAAAAATGAAAGAACTCGGGAAAGTTGTAACTGACATAAACTTAAACAGTTCTGTTCCAGAAAATGTTATTGAGCAGATAAAAAACAATGTCCATGAACACAGACTAGTGATCTTCAAAAATCAAAGCGTGATAAGTGGTGACAGACAAGTTGAGATCAGTAAATGGTTCGGTAATTTGGAGTCCACTTTTTATAAACATCCTCGTTCACCGCATCCCGATGTTTTCCGAGTGTCTAATGACGAAGATGAAGGTTGTACACACGTAGGTCGGACAGGATGGCATATTGATGGGAGTTTTATGAGAAAACCGTTTGGTTACTCATTGTATTATATGTTCTCTGTTCCATTAAAAGGAGACACAGGTTACTATAGTTGCCGTTATGTAAAATTATAGAATGATAATATTTTAATGTCTAATCAATACAACTTATCGCTagttgtccgccattactggatatcacacaggttcccgtaaaattttgacgtcataaaacaaaatatttgacgccacaatggaaaagtgttTGTAGTATGGGTCAAAAGTTCAAGAAGCCGGGTCACTGTCAGCctggattagcgataaggtgtatgaatCATACTATTAAGGTATTGCAAATATCGTATAGGGTTCATTAGCTCACAATACACTTTTGCATGCTACTAGTTCACACCTCACATGTTCGCAACATAGGTCAGTTCACACCAAAAAGTTTTCTACTGAGACTACTATGATAGACTCAGGTTCTAAATAAGGAAAATAACTATACATGCAAGTCATAGTAAAAATACTTATGGTTTAGTTCAGCTCAGTCATccctgtgcatatatatatatataatttaaaatggtTTCCACTCTTATCATTTTCAAACCCTTTTGAGTTTGGTACTGAAACTTGACAGGAGTATTCACTACTAGAACGTGTCGCATACCGGATAGAAAACAGTACAATGAAAGTTATGGTCAAAAACTAGTTTGAACTTTAATAGTGATCACCCCTGTGCATATGTTTTTAACTCTCAAACTTTCAAACTTAACCCTTGTCATGCGGGGGCCGTAATATTACAGCACATTCAGCATTTTATTGTTAATTTCAGCTTTTGTACCACTGAATGATTTGATTAACAGTTTAGCACCAGAGGTAGCTGCAAGATGGGAAAGATTATGGATGGTCTCAGATAGAAGAGATGGTGTTGTCCATCCATTGATATATCCTCATCCCATTACAGGGTTAAAAGTAAATACATCTTCATTCTTTAAGAAAATCATATACAATGAGAAAGGCGTAAGTCTGGTATGGGCCATTTTTGGCCCTGCATATGAAGTGCAATGTTTGAAGTTGATGAAAAGACATTAAGAAAGTGTTTGtagaagttttattttaaagcaTTGATTTTAACTTCCCAAATAGGCTAAAAATAGAGATTTCGggggaaatttgaaaaaaatctgttGATGCATGAAATCTATGGTTccagttaaaaaaatcaaaggaacctgtttcattgaaaataaaatatttgtgacGACATGAAAAGAACACTAATTTTCAATAGAGACATATTTCTTATCTAGTCATTGTATTAGAAATGCTTAATatatattggtcaataaatcctaaTAAAAAATTGTAGCTAGAAATAGGGTCCAATTTAGAGCCTTATCGAACTCCTTTCTATTAatttttattgaaacaaaaaagttgtaaaaagttatcataaaGAAGAATGGAAGAAGCGACTTAACATAGAAAATCATAGAAAGCTAGAGACAACAGAAAAAACTTATGTCGAACAAGATACTTGCTATAGAATTGAAATATATCAAGCATACACATccgggacaagtgagcttatgccatcacttggcgtccatcgtcgtctgtcgtcgtaaactatttcaagaatcttctcctctgaaactactgggccaaattctttcaaactttaactgaatgttccttagggtatcttatttataaattgtatccgaagttttgatctatcaacaaacatggtcgccattgctaaaaatagaacataggggtcaaatgcagtttttggcttataactcaaaaaccaaagcatttagagcaaatctgacaggggtaatattgtttatcaggtcaagatctatctgccctgaaattttcagatgaatcagacaacctgttgttgggttgctgcccctgaattggtaattttaaggaaattttgctgtttttggttattatcttgaatattattttagatagagataaactgtaaacagcaataatgttcagcaaagtaagatttacaaataagtcaacatgacggaaatggtcagttgacccctttaggagttatagccctttatagtcaatttttaaccatttttcgtaaatcttagtaatcttttacaaaaatcttctcctctgaaactactgggccaaatacttccaaactttaactgaatgttccttagggtatttagtttgtaaattgtatccgaagttatgatctatcaacaaacatggtcgccattgctaaaaatagaacataggggtcaaatgcagtttttggcttataactcaaaaaccaaatcatttagagcaaatctgacgttgggtaatattgtttatcaggtcaagatatatctgccctgaaattttcagatgaatcagacaacctgttgttgggttgctgcccctgaattgataattttaaggaaattttgctgtttttgtttattatcttgaatataattatagatagaaataaactg
This sequence is a window from Mytilus edulis chromosome 1, xbMytEdul2.2, whole genome shotgun sequence. Protein-coding genes within it:
- the LOC139481614 gene encoding alpha-ketoglutarate-dependent taurine dioxygenase-like, which codes for MVYRFLHKFLKMKELGKVVTDINLNSSVPENVIEQIKNNVHEHRLVIFKNQSVISGDRQVEISKWFGNLESTFYKHPRSPHPDVFRVSNDEDEGCTHVGRTGWHIDGSFMRKPFGYSLYYMFSVPLKGDTAFVPLNDLINSLAPEVAARWERLWMVSDRRDGVVHPLIYPHPITGLKTLCLHLGMTTAFVWDLGSEKERMTERSETVKLIKEIYQEIVKDERRLIYSHKWEEGDFIISDNLAVGHEASEETQYSRHEVGLRILHRTTIEGKHEPHK